From a region of the Halolamina sp. CBA1230 genome:
- a CDS encoding YihY/virulence factor BrkB family protein: MSVVSRVVPDRLHSAASTVRAVVALARRQNLTHVAAGVAYYAFVSVVPLLLLLVAVSSLLGGEPLTDRVLALMGQQLSSSGQRAVAEMLTDTAGRGTASVVGVVVLAWSALRVFRGLDQGVREMYRDAPDSSLLEQFRNGIVVGAGLVLAITVVVFVDVVLPTVPLSVPVVGDPRRIALAVVLATVFVPIYYVLSPVDTSIRAVVPGAVVAAVGWVVLQVAFRIYADSAGRYGAYGVLGALLLFVTWLYFASIVVLLGAAVNAVRQGAKK; this comes from the coding sequence ATGAGCGTCGTGTCACGGGTCGTGCCCGACAGGCTCCACTCGGCCGCGTCGACCGTTCGCGCCGTCGTCGCTCTCGCGCGCCGGCAGAACCTCACGCACGTGGCCGCCGGGGTCGCCTACTACGCGTTCGTGTCGGTCGTCCCCCTCCTCCTGCTCCTCGTTGCGGTCAGCTCGCTCCTCGGCGGCGAACCCCTGACCGACCGCGTGCTGGCTCTGATGGGTCAGCAGCTCTCGTCGTCGGGCCAGCGAGCCGTGGCCGAGATGCTGACCGACACCGCCGGTCGAGGGACGGCGTCGGTGGTGGGCGTCGTCGTGCTGGCCTGGAGCGCGCTCCGGGTGTTCCGGGGGCTCGACCAGGGCGTCAGGGAGATGTACCGGGACGCGCCCGACAGTTCGTTGCTCGAGCAGTTCCGGAACGGCATCGTCGTGGGCGCCGGCCTCGTGCTCGCGATCACGGTCGTCGTGTTCGTCGACGTCGTGCTCCCGACCGTCCCGCTGTCCGTCCCCGTCGTCGGCGACCCGCGGCGGATCGCCCTCGCGGTCGTGCTGGCGACCGTGTTCGTCCCGATCTACTACGTCCTCTCGCCGGTCGACACGTCGATCCGGGCGGTGGTCCCGGGCGCCGTCGTCGCCGCCGTTGGCTGGGTCGTCCTCCAGGTCGCGTTCCGGATCTACGCCGACAGCGCTGGCCGCTACGGCGCCTACGGCGTGCTCGGCGCGCTCCTGCTGTTCGTCACCTGGCTCTACTTCGCCAGCATCGTCGTGCTGCTCGGTGCGGCAGTCAACGCCGTCCGGCAGGGCGCGAAGAAGTGA
- a CDS encoding oxidoreductase, with amino-acid sequence MSWDRSSISEQRGRTVVVTGANSGLGYEATAAFAGHGADVVMACRSLDRGRTAAEEIRESLADAPAWASAPDAGSLTVMELDLADLDSVASFADQFGERFDELHVLCNNAGVMAVPRGETEDGFERQFGVNHLGHFALTGHLLDDLRATDGETRVVTQSSGVHEQGEIEFDDLQGEESYDKWGAYAQSKLANLLFAYELDRRLAADDENVTSVGCHPGFADTNLQARGPKEAGSTLRLWMMKAANALLGQSATQGALPMLYAATEDGIDGGEYVGPGGLLNMRGAPEIQESSAASSDEAAADRLWAVSEDLTGVEYDLPDA; translated from the coding sequence ATGAGCTGGGACCGTTCGTCGATATCCGAGCAGCGTGGCCGCACCGTCGTCGTCACCGGCGCGAACAGCGGGCTCGGCTACGAGGCCACCGCGGCGTTCGCGGGCCACGGCGCCGACGTGGTGATGGCCTGCCGGAGCCTCGACCGCGGGCGGACGGCCGCCGAGGAGATCCGGGAATCGCTCGCCGACGCGCCCGCGTGGGCGTCGGCGCCCGACGCGGGGTCGCTGACGGTGATGGAGCTCGATCTGGCGGATCTGGACTCGGTCGCGAGCTTCGCCGACCAGTTCGGCGAGCGGTTCGACGAGCTGCACGTGCTCTGTAACAACGCCGGCGTGATGGCGGTCCCCCGCGGCGAGACCGAAGACGGGTTCGAGCGCCAGTTCGGGGTCAACCACCTCGGCCACTTCGCGCTCACGGGCCACCTGCTCGACGACCTCCGGGCGACCGACGGCGAGACCAGAGTAGTCACCCAGAGCAGCGGCGTCCACGAGCAGGGCGAGATCGAGTTCGACGACCTCCAGGGCGAGGAGTCGTACGACAAGTGGGGCGCCTACGCCCAGAGCAAACTCGCGAACCTCCTCTTCGCCTACGAACTGGACCGGCGGCTCGCGGCCGACGACGAGAACGTCACCAGCGTCGGCTGCCACCCCGGCTTCGCCGACACGAACCTCCAGGCTCGCGGGCCCAAGGAGGCGGGCTCGACGCTGCGGCTCTGGATGATGAAAGCCGCCAACGCCCTGCTCGGCCAGTCGGCCACTCAGGGCGCGCTGCCGATGCTGTACGCGGCGACCGAGGACGGGATCGACGGCGGCGAGTACGTCGGTCCCGGCGGCCTGCTGAACATGCGCGGCGCGCCGGAGATCCAGGAGTCGAGCGCCGCGTCGTCCGACGAGGCGGCCGCCGATCGCCTCTGGGCGGTCTCGGAGGATCTCACTGGCGTCGAGTACGATCTGCCCGACGCGTAG
- a CDS encoding ATP-binding protein, with protein sequence MASLVSALVVLGGLGGCTLCWLGYRVHRLSPRLGRGAFTLFAGTLGVGCLATALVGLVPAAGVGIGGAIWPQLPVWFWLFATYPWFLFTLQYTGTRIDVGGRTAGLLALPYAFVALQLALSPVDSGNAVLSSLGSVTFIYTVALVAGGSYLLCQSASAAGHVSLGQGVSIAAAPVLPLVVWNTMTPPAEMAPGGRAAVFAAGTGVTTLAVAVALARYDLFGTTPAIGTLGKRGLVEETDDLMLVVDDRDRVVERNGTAADVLGTDRSEAAGSPLTELLGHSTETLRRTETVSVETTAGTRQYDPQVSAVSDPHGNGLGARLSLRDVTDRELREQRLAVLNRVLRHNLRNEADVVKANAEVLDDEPRADAIIDAVDSIAALGRRTRRIDRFISESHDDARLDVGRAVERAVDDAGAADAAVSVSVDTPSSATVVSNERALTSAVESAVDNALTHADDAVAVTVTERPAGYTVRVTDDGPGIPDGELDALAAGTEPSLEHGTGLGLWQLKWAVMTLNGELSFETDGGTTVEITVPDGSESHDR encoded by the coding sequence ATGGCTTCGCTCGTCAGCGCTCTCGTCGTTCTCGGTGGGCTCGGCGGGTGTACGCTGTGTTGGCTGGGGTACCGGGTCCACCGGCTGTCACCACGGTTGGGGCGAGGGGCGTTCACCCTGTTCGCCGGGACGCTCGGCGTCGGCTGCCTGGCAACGGCTCTCGTCGGCCTCGTTCCGGCGGCCGGCGTCGGCATCGGTGGAGCGATATGGCCACAGCTCCCGGTGTGGTTCTGGCTGTTCGCGACGTACCCCTGGTTCCTCTTCACCCTCCAGTACACGGGGACCCGGATCGACGTCGGCGGGCGGACGGCCGGACTGCTGGCGCTGCCGTACGCGTTCGTCGCCCTGCAGCTCGCGCTGAGTCCGGTCGACTCGGGCAACGCCGTCCTGAGTTCGCTGGGCTCGGTGACGTTCATCTACACCGTCGCGCTCGTCGCCGGGGGGAGCTATCTGCTGTGCCAGTCCGCGTCCGCCGCCGGCCACGTCTCGCTCGGTCAGGGTGTCAGCATCGCTGCCGCACCGGTACTCCCGCTGGTCGTGTGGAACACGATGACCCCGCCGGCCGAGATGGCGCCGGGAGGGAGAGCAGCCGTGTTCGCTGCCGGCACCGGTGTCACGACGCTGGCTGTCGCCGTCGCGCTCGCCCGATACGACCTGTTCGGCACGACGCCGGCCATCGGAACGCTCGGGAAACGTGGGCTCGTCGAGGAGACGGACGACCTGATGCTGGTCGTCGACGACCGCGACCGAGTCGTCGAACGCAACGGGACCGCGGCCGACGTGCTCGGAACGGACCGTTCCGAGGCGGCCGGGAGCCCGCTGACCGAGCTACTCGGCCACAGCACCGAGACGCTTCGACGCACGGAGACGGTGTCGGTCGAGACGACCGCCGGCACGCGCCAGTACGACCCGCAGGTGTCGGCGGTCAGTGACCCCCACGGGAACGGGCTCGGCGCGCGCCTCAGCCTCCGGGACGTGACCGATCGCGAACTCCGCGAACAGCGTCTCGCGGTCCTGAACCGCGTCCTCAGACACAACCTCCGCAACGAGGCCGACGTGGTGAAAGCCAACGCCGAAGTGCTCGACGACGAGCCACGGGCGGACGCCATCATCGACGCCGTGGACTCCATCGCCGCGCTCGGTCGCCGGACTCGTCGGATCGACCGGTTCATCTCCGAGTCACACGACGACGCACGGCTCGACGTCGGCCGGGCGGTTGAGCGCGCCGTCGACGACGCCGGCGCCGCGGACGCGGCCGTCTCGGTCAGCGTCGACACCCCTTCGTCCGCGACCGTGGTGAGCAACGAGCGCGCGCTCACCAGTGCCGTCGAGAGCGCCGTCGACAACGCGCTCACCCACGCCGACGACGCCGTCGCCGTCACCGTCACGGAACGGCCGGCCGGGTACACCGTTCGAGTCACCGACGACGGCCCGGGCATCCCCGACGGGGAGCTCGACGCGCTGGCGGCCGGGACCGAACCCAGCCTCGAACACGGCACCGGCCTCGGCCTCTGGCAGCTCAAGTGGGCCGTGATGACGCTCAACGGCGAGCTCTCCTTCGAGACCGACGGCGGGACGACGGTCGAGATCACCGTCCCCGACGGCTCCGAGTCTCACGATCGATAG